GTTGGCGCCTTCCCCTTTGGGGACAGGCAATCTGTCCGGCCCATCCTGCGGCACCGGAACGCTCTTGATTTGGGAAGTGCTACGGCGGCTGTCAAGACCCCGCTACGGCCCTTAGGGCCGCGCGAATTTCGCCCCGGATGCCGCCGCATCCCCGCCTACCGTCACGCGCCGAAACCCCGGATTCGCCGCGAGGGGGCGCGAGGCCGCCGCACGCAGATCCTGTTTCAGCTGCGCCACAATCTCGGGCAGGTCCATACCATAGGCGCGGCTTTCGCCCCCGTCCCAATTGCCACCGCTGACCAACGACAGGATACGCGCCCGCCCACCATCCCGCGCAAAAACCGGCGCACCGGATGAACCGTTGATCACCGCGCAGTCAAACCCCATCACCCCCTGGGACCGCCACAAAAGACCGCATTCGCGCTGCCATGACGGGGCCTTGTCGCGGTCGCGGCCATAAGAGACAACGCTCACGCGCTGACCGGGTGCGAGGGTGCCCGCAAGGTGAAAGGGCGCAGCTAGGGCTGCGGGAATGGGCGCGGATAACTGCAAGAGTGCGACATCGCGCCGGACGTTCTCGGCCTGCATACCCGCCGCCGGATCATATCCCGGGGCAACCACATAGCGGGCCACGCCAGACTCCGCGATCACAACACCATCGCGCAGACCAGCGCGAAACTGAATGACGTCAGCGCCGATAGCACGCTGGGCGCGATCATAGACACAATGCGCTGCCGTCAGCACTTGGTCAGGGGCGATCAGAACGCCTGTGCAATAACCATCACGCCCAAGATCGACACGCCCCACCGCCTCCCAGCCGAACAGGTCATCGCGGTCCGTCAACCGAATAAGGCCACTCGTCTGCGCCATCGCACCCGACGGGCACAGCATCAGGGCAACCAGCGCCGCAAGGCCAGTGCGCCAGCCTGTCATGGCTTGGCGAATTTCGCGCCAGTATCGCGGCGAATACCCGAGGTGAACATCTTGGGTGCGGCCTCCTGAAACACGCCAGCGCCACCATCAAGGGCGTCTTGCAGCACCCGAAGCGGATCGGTCAACTGCGTGCCAAGCGACACCTTGCGCCCCTCTACCTCGGCCATGGCTGAGACAACCGAAACAATGCGCGGCACACCGCCCTCAAAGCTAAAGATCGGCGCGCCGCTCGATCCGAAATCGACATCGCATGACATCACAAGAACACCATCCTGACGCGCCAGAACTTCGCAGATGTTTTGCAGGGATGGGGCCTCTGATCGGTCGCGGGCATAGCTGACCACGCCAATTTTCTGCCCCTTGCGCGGGCGCTCATCCGTCTCGAACGGGGTGACGCGCGTGTTGTTGATCGGGTGATGCAATTCGAGCAGCGCCACGTCATTGCGCACGCGCTCTGCAGTCACATCAGCAGCCGGTGCATAATCGGGATGCGTCACCGCGCGCCGAACAGAGCGATAGGCCGCCGCGCGCCCATTGCGCCACCCGGCCATGAATTCGATCCGTGCAGGATCAATCCGCGCACCAGTTTCCTTGTCAAACAGGCAATGCGCCGCCGTCAGCACCAGATCGGGTGCCACCAGCGCCCCGGTGCAAAATCCGCGCCGGGCCAATTCCAGCCGCCCCACGGCCTCCCAGTCGCGGGCCTCGTCGCCGACATCCAGACGTTGCAGGCGGCTATCCTGCGATAGCGCCGCACCCGCCGCACAGACCGACAAGAGAAAGGTGATGATACGCAGCATAAGGTCTTTGTCCCGCTCAATTCCCTTGCCGAATAGCACGGGTTTTGGGCCAGATTATGACCGGATCAGCGCAGGATCGGAACCCCGGTCATGCCTTGGGCCGCGCGGTTCATGGCGGGCGGCTTTGGTCCCCCCGTGGCCCAATCCAGCAACTCGACCGTGTGGACCACCGGAATACCCGTCCCTGAACCGATTTGCATCATGCAACCGATGTTGCCTGCGGCGATTACGTCCGGGTTCTTGGCCTCCAGCGTGCGCACCTTGCGCGCCTTGAGTTGCTTGGAAATCTCGGGCTGCATCAGGTTATAAGTGCCCGCCGACCCACAGCAAAGATGACTGTCTGCCGGTTCCACAACCGCGAACCCGGCCCGCTTGAGCAGATCCTTGGGATAGGTCTTGATCTTTTGGCCATGTTGCAGCGAACAGGCGGCGTGATAGGCGATGACCATCTCCTTATCCGCGCCTTGCGGCAGATCGAGCTTCATCAGGATTTCGCTCACATCCATGGCAATCGCGCTCACGCGCGCGGCGTCTGCTGCCAGCGCCTCATGCCGGAACATATGGCCGTAATCCTTGACCGTGGTGCCGCAACCGCTGGTGTTGATGACGATGGCGTCAAGGCCAGCCCCATCCATCTCACGCGCCCAAGCTTTGATGTTCTTGGCTGCCGTCGCGTGGCTCTCGTCGGTTTTTCCCATATGATGCGTCAGCGCCCCACAACAGCCGGCGCCCTCAGCCACCACCACCTCGCATCCCAGCCGCGTGAGCAACCGGATCGTGGCATCGTTGATATCGGTGTTGAGCGCCTTTTGCGCACAACCCGTCATCAACGCCACCCGCTTTTTGCGCGTACCTTGCGCGGCAAAGGTTTGCGGATCGTCATTGCGGCTTACGGGCGGCACCTGCTTTGGGGCCATTTCCAGCATCGCGCGCAGCCGCGCATCAGGCATCAGCCGCGCAAAGGGCCGCCCGATCTTGGCCCCCAACAGCGCCACCCGAAATCGCATCGGATAGGGCAGGATACGCGCCAAAATCCAGCGCAGCGCACGATCCCCCAAGGGCCGCTTATAGCGCTCTTCGATATATTCGCGCGCCTGATCCACCAGATGCATATAATGCACGCCAGAGGGGCAGGTGGTCATGCAGGCCAGACAGGACAGGCAGCGATCAATATGCTTGACCGTCTTGGCATCCGGCACGCGGTCATTTTCCAGCATGTCCTTGATAAGGTAAATGCGCCCTCTCGGGCTGTCCAACTCATCGCCCAGAACCTGATAGGTCGGGCACGTGGCGGTGCAAAACCCGCAATGCACGCAAGAGCGCAAAATCTCATTGGCGCGGGCAATCTTGGGATTTTCAAGCTGTTCGGCGGTGAATTCAGTTTTCATCTATCTCTACTTTCCCGCCACTCAGACGGCTGCACCCGTGGCCATCAGCCCCGGATTTAGAATCTGTCTTGGATCGAATTTCTGCCGCAGCCCGGCCTGCAAGGCCGCCACCGGGCCGGGCAACGGGTGAAACGCGCCTTGGCTTCTGTCGCCACGGATCAGCGTGGCATGGCCGCCGCGCGCGGCCACCGCGCTGCGGATTTTCGCGGCACTCAACCCCGATCCTTGGGCAGCCAACAGCCAGATCAACCCGCCGCCCCAATCATAAAACGCCTCGCCGCCGCTCAGATCAGCAACGATCCCCGGCGCATCGGTGGGCTTCACCGACAACCGCCAGACATCGCCCGCCCGCCCCTGAAACGGGCCGACATCGCGGATATGTGCCCATGCCGCGGCGGTCTTTTCTGGATCTGCCTCAAAGCTGCACGCGCCGAACTCGGCCAAAAGCCGCGTCAGCGCCTCAGCGCGGTAGGCCACCGAATTCTCGAACCCTTCCAGCCGGATCATGGTCAGGGGCACCCCCTCTGGACTGGCTTGCAGATGCACGGCCCCTGTCACCTCATAGGGTGACGCCAGCGCCCGGCAGAGCGCGGTCACAGCAACGGCATCGCTCAGCCCCTCAATCCGCAGCATCCCCATGCTGCGCGGGCGCGGCAAGACCTTGAGCGCGACCTCGGTCAGCACACCCAACGTGCCGTAACTGCCCGCCATCAGCTTGACCAGATCATAGCCGGTGACGTTTTTCATCACGCGGCCCCCATTCTTGACGATCTGCCCGCGCCCATCGACAAACCGCACGCCAAGCAGGAAATCGCGGCAGGCCCCGGCCTGAATACGGCGCGGTCCGCTGACATTGGCGGCGACGACACCGCCGATTGTGGGTGTTCCTTGGGTGCCCAACAATCCCCGGTGATCCATCGGCTCAAACGCCAGGCGCTGTCCCTCGGCGTCCAGTGCGGCCTCGATCTCAGCAAGCGGCGTGCCCGCCTGCGCCACCAGCGTCAGCGCGCCGGGTTCATAGAGCGTGATGCCGCTCAGGCCGGCGGTGCTCAGCCGTGCGCCATTGGACAGCGCGCCAATCGGTCGGGTGCCACCGCCCTCGATGCGCAATGGGCCTTCTGCACCCCGGATGATCTCGGCCAGGTCCGCTTCGGTCTTGGGTGTCATGCTGCTTCTTCTTGGAAAAATACTCATGGGTCCGGGGGCAAGGCCCCCGGTCGGAT
The nucleotide sequence above comes from Roseovarius mucosus. Encoded proteins:
- the glcE gene encoding glycolate oxidase subunit GlcE; protein product: MTPKTEADLAEIIRGAEGPLRIEGGGTRPIGALSNGARLSTAGLSGITLYEPGALTLVAQAGTPLAEIEAALDAEGQRLAFEPMDHRGLLGTQGTPTIGGVVAANVSGPRRIQAGACRDFLLGVRFVDGRGQIVKNGGRVMKNVTGYDLVKLMAGSYGTLGVLTEVALKVLPRPRSMGMLRIEGLSDAVAVTALCRALASPYEVTGAVHLQASPEGVPLTMIRLEGFENSVAYRAEALTRLLAEFGACSFEADPEKTAAAWAHIRDVGPFQGRAGDVWRLSVKPTDAPGIVADLSGGEAFYDWGGGLIWLLAAQGSGLSAAKIRSAVAARGGHATLIRGDRSQGAFHPLPGPVAALQAGLRQKFDPRQILNPGLMATGAAV
- the glcF gene encoding glycolate oxidase subunit GlcF; this encodes MKTEFTAEQLENPKIARANEILRSCVHCGFCTATCPTYQVLGDELDSPRGRIYLIKDMLENDRVPDAKTVKHIDRCLSCLACMTTCPSGVHYMHLVDQAREYIEERYKRPLGDRALRWILARILPYPMRFRVALLGAKIGRPFARLMPDARLRAMLEMAPKQVPPVSRNDDPQTFAAQGTRKKRVALMTGCAQKALNTDINDATIRLLTRLGCEVVVAEGAGCCGALTHHMGKTDESHATAAKNIKAWAREMDGAGLDAIVINTSGCGTTVKDYGHMFRHEALAADAARVSAIAMDVSEILMKLDLPQGADKEMVIAYHAACSLQHGQKIKTYPKDLLKRAGFAVVEPADSHLCCGSAGTYNLMQPEISKQLKARKVRTLEAKNPDVIAAGNIGCMMQIGSGTGIPVVHTVELLDWATGGPKPPAMNRAAQGMTGVPILR
- a CDS encoding trypsin-like serine peptidase, whose amino-acid sequence is MTGWRTGLAALVALMLCPSGAMAQTSGLIRLTDRDDLFGWEAVGRVDLGRDGYCTGVLIAPDQVLTAAHCVYDRAQRAIGADVIQFRAGLRDGVVIAESGVARYVVAPGYDPAAGMQAENVRRDVALLQLSAPIPAALAAPFHLAGTLAPGQRVSVVSYGRDRDKAPSWQRECGLLWRSQGVMGFDCAVINGSSGAPVFARDGGRARILSLVSGGNWDGGESRAYGMDLPEIVAQLKQDLRAAASRPLAANPGFRRVTVGGDAAASGAKFARP
- a CDS encoding trypsin-like serine peptidase gives rise to the protein MLRIITFLLSVCAAGAALSQDSRLQRLDVGDEARDWEAVGRLELARRGFCTGALVAPDLVLTAAHCLFDKETGARIDPARIEFMAGWRNGRAAAYRSVRRAVTHPDYAPAADVTAERVRNDVALLELHHPINNTRVTPFETDERPRKGQKIGVVSYARDRSEAPSLQNICEVLARQDGVLVMSCDVDFGSSGAPIFSFEGGVPRIVSVVSAMAEVEGRKVSLGTQLTDPLRVLQDALDGGAGVFQEAAPKMFTSGIRRDTGAKFAKP